The genomic DNA taataataataataataaaagttacAACTCAGCCCTAGCTTCCCATCTTAATCACTCTATTTAAAAGTCAAATCCCACGATTCTCTTTCTAAGCCATCTCATGTTTAGATTCCAAACTAGCTAAAGCAATCAAGTTTCTCCCAACATCGTCCCCCTATTAATGTTATGATTCCACCAGCAAATGTTAACATGAACCCCAACCTGGCTCCTGCGAGTACAGGGGTATGAGAAGATGACCATGAGAGCCTTTGACTCTGCCATTGACAGTGCAAAAGCATATGATAGAGCCCTTTAAGCTACGTGGAAACAAAGCCATATTGAATTTTCCTCTCGAAGAGAGTCACTACAATTTttcataattatataataatatttatttttataaatttttataaatttttttataaattattgtaatttttataacattttatatTTCTCGACTTCATTAATGAGAAAATGTTTTTAAGTAAGAAGGTGATCTAGGCTTGGAGCTAAAGCCCATTTAGTATCACAACCTAATCCTAATGGATCACTGTCAAAAGATAAAGCCCATTTATGAACTCCAACTAACTAACTAACAACATATTGTGTTGGAAAATCGCGGCTTCAAAAACTACAAAATTAAACACCTATAACAGGGCCTGCTAGAACTTAGAAGAGGAGGCAACCAACCATACGAGTGGGTTTGCATCGTGCTTTTCTtcgatttcattttttttttaaagttcacACTTTTTGGGCATAAATTTTTTTGGGTTCAGAGTCTTTTCAAGCtcgtattttttttttaatttgggctCGGATGAAGCTACACGAACTATATAATCAGTTCAAataattttggatttttaaattataaatattttaattttaaatataataattcattttaccTCAATAACAATGTAATTTAAATTTGTCTTatgaaaaatataaactatatatatttaatagaggtttttatataaaataacaaaattgctgtaaaatttattattatatgatatgtatatgaattgacaaaatatcttttattgtttattattatattgaCAATTGAACAACTTTTACGttctttattaaatttataaacctAATATTCATATTCATTCCAACACCCAAATATATTATACCAAACTCAAACTCAAATAGTATACCCATTACTTTTTATAGCAAAATATACCCATTATTACCCaattcaaaataaactaattataACACAAATATTAAGTCCAAAATAAAGAAGAAATTAAGCCCAATTTTTAAatacaatttgtaaaagttaAGACTCAATTCAAAATCATATTTAATAGAATTAATAACATATTACATGAATTACTGgtgtatatattataatattaataaccaaaatataattttttaatgaataattatttaaatttttctcATATTTTTATTCCTAACAAATATTACTATTTTGATTCTAAATCCTAACAATTTTTGAATTCTAACAAATCTTTTGAGCCTTTACTAGACTCCGCTATTACATTCGATAATACAaactaattattaaaaaaaaaaacataaataactCAACTTCCTTCTATATTTATGGGGTACAGACAACCCTGGCATGATGTAAACAATGACCACATAACATGGCGGCTCTGAGGCACTGGACCATCGCTGAACCTTCTCATAATTTGGGTTCtagatttaaaattcaaaatgcaACTAAAAGGCCtgatgttttttttctttttctttttcttttctgaaACAAACGTCTGCGAACTGAAACATCTTACTAGCCGGACGAAAAGAAAGCAAAAGTAAATCCCGTAGTAGCGGTGAGCGAAATGGGAGCAGCCTAAACCGTGAAAACATGGAATGTATACACACTgttttttattttccatttctaTTATTCATTATCCaataaataatactaaaattttatcacataaaaatatgtgtgaaaattactttttaaagtatagatttatattttaaaataacatataataaattatgaaaacatATAGttttaaactaattaataataatatataaaatatatacgatatttaaataaaaataggataaattgtgagtaaaacgaAATTTGAACATATGAATACATTAGACTAAGAAAGTGAACATAATTTTTATGATGGGTGTTGGTTAGGTAATGAAGTCTGCATAATAaagttaaaatgtataaaaaattaatataaaattttgattgagtATAAGGGTGAAtctggaaatttttttaggggAGCCCGGAATTGAATTATAaacttttgaaaagttaaaatataattttattatgtattaatttatgatttcattattttatGAAGGGACTTGATagaatattttttcatttttgagaGCCAAAGTGCAATTTgatcatatattaatttataatttaaacatCTTTAAGGGCTTACAtaataaattttccattttcgGAGTTTAAATTACCCTTAAAATTCtaccataaatatatatatatatatatatatatatattatttttaaatacaaaagatattttataatttctctaaCGAGTTGGTGCTTGGTTGACTCATAATTCCAACTCTGTCAGGAGTTTAACTATTAGTATAGATATACTAAGAGTTTTTATACTTTTCATACCTCtgaaattttatttgtttttcttttatttcaaggaATTGAATCTCTTTATTTTGCAAAATTAAAAATGCAGGCGAATTTGTAAACTAAATTAAGATAGTTTTGTTAATTGTGAGtccataataacatcatttaTTTGTTACTTAattaatgtttatttttttaattttaaaatatcacaccAACAAACCTCATGTGATAGCTTGATGGTTAAAAGTTTTCACCGCCCCAGGTGTTGTTTGAGTTTGATTCGCATTAATTGCATTTATTATTCGAGTTTTATCTTGTTAttgtaattcaccaaaaaaaatatcacactaataaattttaaaaaaataatgatattaaacaacttgaaatatgaaaagttaaaataaaagATTGATGTTTTGAAGAAAAGTTGATGCTTGAGCATTCTAGTATGAAAAGTTGATTAGTACAATGTATAAGTAAtgaacataaatcatacataccAAAAGGAAGGAATGtgattaaaaatatcaaaacaaaTTGCATATCATGTAGATATATGCATGCCATTTGGTATCTTTAAAGTTTATGTAAGGGTCTCGAAGAATCATTAATAAGTGTCGGTTTAAATGATGTTGATTGCTTGTATAAATGTAGTAAAATTTTGTTGCAACAGCATGAGATGTTGGAGAACAAAAAGTAGCGGAAGCTTCATCAACAGTCACTAGTATAGGCATTATAGCTCGCCGCTCGTGACCGCAAAATGCAAAAGCACCCTCCTCGCGTTTGACTGATCTAgaactatttttatttaattattacaacACAAGACGCGTGGGTTTCATTCCAAACCTCATGTTTCCGCTTTGTTGACTCCGCAGACAAATGGGAGTAGTTGTCTTTATGAATAGTCAATTTATTAGTCAAACTTCTCAGCTGTGAGCATTGAGAGGTGAGAGTTGGTTCCTCCTCTATATAAAACTCAAACATGAGCGATGCTTGTCACCATTCACATCAAAACAAAACCCAGATTTCATAGTAATCAGATCTGTGAATTATACCTGTCAGCTGAGcaatgaaaagagaaagagaaagtgTAGAGATTCAGGGGTTTGACATTGCTAAATGTCTAATGCTGCTATCTCAGGGCCTCCAAACCAAGTCTAAGGAGCATTCGGTGAACGAGGTTTTCGAGTGCAAAACTTGTCACCGTTGCTTCCCATCCTTCCAAACATTGGGAGGTCACCGGGCTAGCCACAAGAGACCCAAACTAATGGGGGACAAACCAAATGAAACAATACAATTCCCTAGTTTATCAACCAAGCCTAAGACTCATGAGTGCTCCTTTTGCGGCCAAGAGTTTTCAATGGGGCAAGCTTTGGGTGGCCATATGAGGAGGCATCGAGTTGCCATGAACGAAAGCTTCTCACCGTTTCCGCTTGTCCCGACAGTACCGGTGTTGAAGAGATCAAATAGCAGTCGGAGGGTTGTTTGCTTGGACTTGAATTTGACTCCTTTGGAGAACGATTTGCAAGTTCTATTTGGGAACAAGGCTCCCAAGGTTGATCTTTGCATTTGATACAAGACCATCCATTCAAatgctttttcttcttcttcttgtgtTGTATTCTTTAATTTGTTTTCATTTGTTCGTAGATCTAATCTAATCTTTTAATAATATTACATTCATTTCTTCCCATCAATTTATGTTCCAGTTTCTAACAAAACATACCGCTTGTTTAAATCAACATAATTTTAATGAAGTTGAATAGAACCAAAAAGTAACTCAACATAATTCttcccacaaaaaaaaaaaaaatttcttcaaGCACTTACTGCGAGATTGCTCCTTCACTCTAAGCCAATGGCAAAAAGCTTAGCATTCCCTCTTCACTCCCATTTACGGATTGGCTCAAGACTAATATGCTTTCAGAGCTCCCTGCTGAATTAAACATCACAACACCCCTTGGAGCATTGTCTTTATTCACTTCATCCAAGGCAACAAATATCATTTTTGGAAACACTCCAAACCCAAGTAATTTTCCCAAATTGCTAGCCTCCCAATTCTTCCTTTCGAGCAGTGGGAAACACACCGGCTCTCCTTCCCTCGTCCAAGTCAAACAGGTTCCTCCCTCTCCTGGATTTTTTAAGCTCCATAAGGATGGCTCAGCCAATTGTAATCTTAGGAGTGCGGGTGCTGGCCATGACCATTTGGGTAAATAGATCATTGAATTGCATAGGTTTCCTGGTCATAATATCAATACAATAGCTGAACTTTGTTCTCTTCACTATGGCTTTCTTCTTTCAAAgtcttttaaaacaagtaattTGAGCAATTTTGTCTAGTTTCTTTTAACAAATAGATAATGCATTTTTTTCCTTTATTTAGAGTTAaaaaaaataatcacttttgtgCAAGTTTGTTTGGTTTCTTTTTACAAATAAAGCATGCATTTATTCTTTATTTCAAGTTATAAAAATATGCATTACAAATATACTagtcaataaaatatttttaaatcccATAAAAGGAGGACTAACCAAAAAGTTAGAGATAAAGACAATACAACATGCCTAAAGACACCTACAAAACACACATCAACGACAAAATAGTAAATCCAAACatttctaaaccctaaaccctccTAACACATAAAAAAGATCACCAACACCAGCAAAAAATTAATTAACAATCAGTTCAAGAGTTCTCTCTCTCTCAAAATTAGCGAAAATTACCCTTTCAAAGCCGCAAACAAAACATATAAGTGCCTACAAGAAACTCCAAAATTGTACGACTCAAAGCATATCAAACCCAATAATCTCGCCAAGTAGAAACCACCAAACACCTCGCCCAACAAAACCAACAAGAGATCAGTGTCCATACAAAGACCATAGCACCACCAAACATTAAAAAGTATCCCAACCTTAGGAAAAcgataataaaacaaaaacttgCCTCCAAATCCAATTGAAATATCCAAACACCAAATAGTACAACATATCGAGTGTCATCACCTAAAACAGAGCACAACAAGAACGACAATCATAAAACAAAGGAACTCCCTTTATCATCCCCTTAACAATCTATATTCAATCTGCATCAGCTCCTTAGCGACCTCTTCCTCATTCCTTATGGCTCAAAAGTCTCAATTTTCTACCAAGTTCCCACAAGACCTTTTTGCGGTTCAGAAAATCAGAGTCCGATAGTGACTCATTTGCTTATCGACAATCTATTAATATATAGGACCTAATTTATTGGTTAAATATTCATATTCTTAGGTTATAGCTTAAGTTTAAATCACAGttgta from Gossypium arboreum isolate Shixiya-1 chromosome 9, ASM2569848v2, whole genome shotgun sequence includes the following:
- the LOC108456400 gene encoding zinc finger protein ZAT11-like, whose product is MKRERESVEIQGFDIAKCLMLLSQGLQTKSKEHSVNEVFECKTCHRCFPSFQTLGGHRASHKRPKLMGDKPNETIQFPSLSTKPKTHECSFCGQEFSMGQALGGHMRRHRVAMNESFSPFPLVPTVPVLKRSNSSRRVVCLDLNLTPLENDLQVLFGNKAPKVDLCI